The sequence below is a genomic window from Mycobacterium sp. ITM-2016-00316.
GATCTGCGGGCAGTTCGACACCAGGACCAGCGTGTCGATGTCGGCGCGCAGGGCGACCCGCTTGCCGGGGCCGGACAGGCCATCGACGATGCCGAGGGCTCCGTCGGGGTCGACCGGGACATTCATGAACCAGTTGATGTTGCTGGCCAGATCCCGCGCGCCGAGGCCGTGCCGGGAACCTTCGAGCAGAAAGTTCTCCAGGCAGCCGTGCTGGGCGCGGGTGTGCTGCCCGTAGCGCAGTGTGTTGGATTCCTTGGAACAGGCGCCGCCGAGGGTGTCGTGCACGCCTACTTCGTCGGCGACGACGGTCATCAATGCGTCCCCGGTGTCCGCGCGCAGCACCGACCCGGTGGTCAGCGTGATGCGGCCCTGACGGCGGATCGTCTCCTGTGCCGAGTACCGCACGCCGGTGTCCGCTGCCGCGTAGAGCAGGCAGTCGACGGCCTGGTTGCCGGCGAGGTCGACGATGGTCAGCACGTCCCCGGCGGCCACGACCGCCGACCAGGCGGCGCGCGCCGCGACGTACTCGTCGAGCACGACCGTCCCTTCGATCAGGGCGGGCACGATGGCAGTGGTGGTCACAGCTGTCCCCTTGCGGTGAGGTCGGCATCGGTGTTGGCGATGGCTTGGCGGTGTTCGGGTCCCAGTTGCCCCACCAGGTCTCCATCGGTGAGCCGATGCAGGTCGGCGGGTGCCGGCCAGGCGTGGATCAGCAGTGGGGAGCAAGTGAACTCCGGTCGCGGGTCCAGCGGATGCGCCGTATTGGCCACCAGCACAATGGCATCGACGTGTAGCAACAGCTCCACCGAGGTGTTGGCGCCCGCGGAGCCGACCCA
It includes:
- a CDS encoding urea amidolyase associated protein UAAP2, coding for MTTTAIVPALIEGTVVLDEYVAARAAWSAVVAAGDVLTIVDLAGNQAVDCLLYAAADTGVRYSAQETIRRQGRITLTTGSVLRADTGDALMTVVADEVGVHDTLGGACSKESNTLRYGQHTRAQHGCLENFLLEGSRHGLGARDLASNINWFMNVPVDPDGALGIVDGLSGPGKRVALRADIDTLVLVSNCPQINNPCNAFDPTPVRMIVTRPDGAV